From Sphingomonas hengshuiensis, one genomic window encodes:
- a CDS encoding PepSY-associated TM helix domain-containing protein has protein sequence MTARSRILLRQVHLWLGLALGGLFALLAATGSALVFYIEIDKALHPAIQPTASAPTLDWSSPAWDRALTTARTHWPDPHGNWSFEATGEPGAIPARYYPSEAHGHHAARTMVWFSPDGAQVLRAEPWGGYLMSWLYELHMHLLAGEIGSQIVGWSGFAMLVLLVSGIVVWWPRGSWRKALAFKRNAVPIRRLRDLHKLAGVWSMGLLFVLVGTGALLALPTVKAQLLTATIAAPDPIPDPQSGASRGRQIPIARALAAARRAVPEARLAFIDVPGAGPKPFRIRVQMPGDPHRRFPGSFVFIDQYSGAVLAVHDVRRGNAATTTVKWIRVLHDGSIAGLSTRILAVILGLVPLGLFVTGFLHWRRRLAARAQAHTTGSFS, from the coding sequence GTGACCGCACGCAGCCGCATCCTTCTCCGCCAGGTCCATCTCTGGCTCGGGCTGGCGCTTGGCGGGCTGTTCGCGCTGCTGGCCGCGACCGGCTCGGCGCTGGTCTTCTATATCGAGATCGACAAGGCGTTGCATCCGGCGATCCAACCGACGGCGTCCGCGCCGACATTGGACTGGTCATCGCCGGCCTGGGACCGCGCGCTGACCACCGCCCGGACGCACTGGCCCGATCCCCACGGCAACTGGTCGTTCGAGGCGACCGGCGAGCCCGGTGCCATCCCCGCACGCTACTACCCATCGGAAGCGCATGGCCATCACGCCGCACGCACCATGGTGTGGTTCTCCCCCGATGGTGCCCAAGTGCTGCGCGCCGAGCCGTGGGGCGGCTATCTGATGAGCTGGCTCTACGAACTGCACATGCATCTGCTCGCGGGCGAGATCGGCAGTCAGATCGTCGGCTGGTCGGGCTTCGCGATGCTGGTGCTGCTGGTCAGCGGCATCGTGGTCTGGTGGCCGCGCGGGAGCTGGCGCAAGGCGCTTGCCTTCAAGCGCAACGCCGTGCCGATCCGGCGGCTGCGCGACCTCCACAAACTGGCGGGCGTGTGGAGCATGGGCCTGCTTTTCGTGCTGGTCGGCACCGGCGCGCTGCTCGCGCTGCCCACGGTAAAGGCGCAGTTGCTGACTGCGACGATCGCTGCGCCCGACCCGATACCCGATCCGCAATCGGGCGCATCGCGCGGACGGCAAATCCCGATCGCGCGGGCGCTCGCCGCTGCACGCCGGGCAGTGCCGGAGGCCCGGCTCGCTTTTATCGACGTGCCGGGCGCGGGACCGAAGCCGTTCCGCATCCGGGTGCAGATGCCCGGCGATCCGCATCGCCGCTTCCCCGGCAGCTTCGTCTTTATCGACCAATATTCCGGCGCCGTGCTTGCCGTCCATGACGTGCGGCGCGGCAACGCGGCGACGACCACCGTCAAATGGATCCGCGTCCTGCACGACGGATCGATCGCGGGCCTGTCGACCCGCATCCTCGCCGTGATCCTCGGCCTCGTTCCGCTCGGTCTGTTCGTGACCGGGTTCCTTCACTGGCGCCGCCGCCTCGCGGCCCGCGCCCAAGCCCATACAACAGGGAGTTTCTCGTGA
- a CDS encoding TonB-dependent receptor produces MKASFLAIAACLVASPALAQVADNSTDRDTILVTGQQLEQQTEVSGRLGLSIRETPAVVDIVTQQDFQLQGVRNAIEAMNAAPGVASGNLPGSIGAVSMRGFQRAVNYLYDGVRMANSDVGVRNWDAWSFERIEVIKGPASVTSGEGALAGAINFVPRRPTLDGPSGEMLASYGSFDTARLAADVNLPLGKTLAVRGDVSFSRSSGWIDDADSRTFAATGSLLFKPSDRFSLVVSVDHFEDRFETAYYGTPVVARSVARDPSSAVSGSSGLVLDKAMRRTNFDYTDGKDGSNTTWLRARADYALSDTLTIVSDTSYYDSFRDYKDADEYSFNATTGRIDRGATYISHDHQYWNQRLHLAFDGRIAGLRNRFTIGAEFGHTDFFTVRRFGASSVDPFNPVRGIFPADTPANFSTRQDVTAKVDALAIFAEDALNLTDQWLVVGGIRYDDVKLDRSVRNATSGAVQTYGQTYHPISWRAGTVYSVTPRTQLFAQYTRAVTPVSGLLFLSAANAKFELTTGYSYEGGIKTSLSGTGVELTASAFYIRQDDILTRDPTNPAVVFQGGAQRSRGAEISLNLPVTPELNVTASGTLLDAEYLELIEAGGVNRAGNRPQNVPERLADLVVTWSPKALPITLVGSMRHNGDFYTETANVTKVNAFTTFDAAVSWNASFGTLTLRGRNLTDEFYADWSGYASGLVFIGAPRSVELSFTRKF; encoded by the coding sequence GTGAAAGCATCGTTCCTCGCCATCGCGGCGTGCCTCGTCGCGTCTCCGGCGCTGGCCCAGGTCGCCGACAATTCCACCGACCGCGACACGATCCTCGTCACCGGCCAGCAACTCGAGCAGCAAACCGAGGTGTCGGGCCGGCTCGGCCTCTCCATCCGCGAGACGCCGGCGGTGGTCGACATCGTCACGCAGCAGGATTTCCAGCTGCAGGGCGTTCGCAACGCGATTGAGGCGATGAACGCCGCGCCCGGCGTCGCCTCCGGCAACCTGCCGGGATCGATCGGCGCGGTGTCGATGCGCGGTTTCCAGCGTGCGGTGAACTATCTCTATGACGGCGTGCGCATGGCCAATTCGGACGTCGGGGTGCGCAACTGGGATGCCTGGTCGTTCGAGCGGATCGAAGTCATCAAGGGGCCGGCCTCGGTCACCTCGGGCGAAGGCGCGCTGGCCGGCGCGATCAACTTCGTGCCGCGCCGACCCACTCTTGACGGACCGAGCGGCGAGATGCTGGCCAGCTATGGCAGCTTCGATACCGCACGCCTCGCCGCCGATGTGAACCTGCCGCTCGGTAAGACATTGGCAGTGCGCGGCGACGTGTCCTTCTCGCGCTCGTCGGGGTGGATCGACGACGCCGACAGCCGGACCTTCGCGGCCACCGGCTCGCTCCTCTTCAAGCCCAGCGACCGCTTCTCGCTGGTCGTCTCGGTCGACCATTTCGAGGACCGGTTCGAGACCGCCTATTACGGCACGCCGGTCGTCGCGCGGTCGGTGGCGCGCGACCCGTCATCGGCGGTGTCGGGCAGTTCCGGGCTGGTGCTCGACAAGGCGATGCGCCGGACCAACTTCGACTATACCGACGGCAAGGACGGGTCGAACACGACCTGGCTGCGCGCCCGCGCCGACTATGCGCTGAGCGACACGCTGACGATCGTCAGCGACACCAGCTATTATGACAGCTTCCGCGACTATAAGGACGCCGACGAATATAGCTTCAACGCCACGACCGGGCGGATCGATCGCGGCGCGACCTATATCAGCCACGATCACCAATATTGGAACCAGCGCCTGCACCTTGCCTTTGACGGCCGGATCGCGGGGCTGCGCAATCGCTTCACGATCGGAGCCGAATTCGGCCATACCGATTTCTTCACGGTGCGGCGCTTCGGCGCCTCGTCCGTCGATCCGTTCAATCCGGTGCGGGGCATTTTCCCGGCCGACACCCCCGCCAATTTCTCGACGCGCCAGGACGTCACCGCGAAGGTCGATGCGCTTGCGATCTTCGCCGAGGATGCGCTCAATCTGACCGACCAGTGGCTGGTCGTCGGCGGCATACGCTATGACGATGTGAAGCTCGACCGCAGCGTGCGCAACGCCACCAGCGGCGCGGTGCAGACCTATGGCCAGACCTATCACCCGATCTCGTGGCGCGCGGGCACGGTCTATAGCGTCACGCCCCGCACCCAGTTGTTCGCGCAATATACCCGCGCGGTCACCCCGGTCAGCGGCCTGCTGTTCCTCAGCGCCGCCAACGCGAAGTTCGAACTGACCACCGGCTATTCCTATGAAGGGGGCATCAAGACCTCGCTCAGCGGAACCGGCGTCGAACTGACCGCATCGGCCTTCTATATCCGGCAGGACGACATCCTCACGCGCGATCCGACCAACCCGGCGGTAGTGTTCCAGGGCGGCGCGCAACGCTCGCGCGGGGCGGAAATCTCGCTCAACCTGCCGGTCACGCCGGAGCTGAACGTGACCGCGAGCGGCACGCTGCTCGACGCCGAATATCTGGAACTGATCGAGGCGGGCGGCGTCAACCGCGCGGGCAACCGGCCGCAGAACGTCCCCGAGCGGCTGGCCGATCTCGTCGTCACCTGGTCGCCCAAGGCACTGCCGATCACGCTGGTCGGCAGCATGCGCCACAATGGCGATTTCTACACCGAGACCGCGAACGTCACCAAGGTCAACGCCTTCACGACCTTCGACGCGGCGGTGTCGTGGAACGCATCCTTCGGCACGCTGACGCTGCGCGGACGCAACCTCACCGACGAATTCTATGCCGACTGGTCCGGCTACGCCTCCGGCCTCGTCTTCATCGGCGCACCGCGCAGCGTCGAGCTGTCGTTCACCCGCAAATTCTGA
- a CDS encoding MbnP family copper-binding protein has protein sequence MMRFVLALGTLLAAVAAIPAFAQPTQQPVEIRFDARVGTEPARCGQAYADVGTAKAGLRFQDMRVYVSAVKLIDASGRAVPVTLTPDDQWQSDQVTLLDFEDGSGNCNGNAATNKVVRGTVPAGDYRGLIFEVGVPQAVNHQDPTLAAAPLNVTALTWPWRVGYKFTTIDLQTSGGAGGPNAATGFSIHLGSTACGEGSPMTAPSAPCANPNRPSYRLDGFDPAKSTVILDMGALLAGTDITVNAPKSASGCMSFPSDGDCIAIFDRLGLPFDSKPSSGQKWVRAE, from the coding sequence ATGATGCGGTTCGTTCTCGCGCTAGGCACGCTGCTGGCCGCTGTCGCAGCCATCCCGGCGTTCGCACAACCCACGCAGCAACCCGTCGAAATCCGCTTCGATGCGCGGGTCGGCACCGAGCCGGCGCGGTGCGGCCAAGCCTATGCCGATGTCGGCACCGCCAAAGCCGGCCTGCGCTTCCAGGATATGCGCGTCTATGTATCGGCGGTGAAGCTGATCGACGCCAGCGGACGCGCGGTGCCGGTGACGCTCACCCCCGACGATCAGTGGCAGAGCGATCAGGTGACGTTGCTCGACTTCGAGGACGGGTCGGGCAACTGCAACGGCAACGCCGCCACCAACAAGGTGGTGCGCGGCACCGTGCCCGCCGGCGACTATCGCGGCCTGATCTTCGAGGTCGGCGTGCCGCAAGCCGTCAACCACCAGGATCCTACGCTCGCCGCCGCGCCGCTCAACGTCACCGCGCTGACCTGGCCATGGCGGGTCGGCTACAAGTTCACCACGATCGATCTGCAAACCAGCGGCGGCGCGGGCGGCCCCAATGCCGCGACCGGCTTCTCGATCCATCTCGGCAGCACCGCTTGCGGTGAAGGATCGCCGATGACCGCGCCGAGCGCGCCCTGCGCCAACCCCAACCGGCCCAGCTATCGGCTCGACGGCTTTGATCCGGCCAAATCGACGGTGATCCTCGACATGGGCGCGCTGCTTGCCGGCACCGACATCACGGTCAACGCACCCAAATCGGCATCGGGCTGCATGTCCTTCCCGAGCGATGGCGACTGCATCGCGATCTTCGACCGGCTCGGCCTGCCGTTCGACAGCAAGCCCTCGAGCGGCCAGAAATGGGTACGGGCCGAATAG
- a CDS encoding methanobactin export MATE transporter MbnM has product MGTGRIAVQRVWNLALLFSAVLLALSVAHAQQRQSALQPIDAMVPSRYDFGLPAWAPRPMEPAANPTTPAKVELGRYLFYDTRLSLDGTMACASCHEQARAFTDGRAVSKGVTGESTPRNSMSLVNVAYFPVLTWANPLLKHLEQQALVPLLGQEPVELGLAGKDAEIVQRLAAEPVYRRLFAQAFPEADGEISLATVVRALSAFERSIVSMRSPYDRYRYEGDADALSDSAVRGEALFFSERLECHHCHNGLNLADTVLHERNKAGEIAFHNTGLYNLDRKGAYPANNTGIAEITGRPEDMGRFRAPSLRNVAVTAPYMHDGSIPTLDAVIDHYAAGGRTISSGPHAGIGRTNPYKSSFVSGFTLTRAERADLIAFLTSLTDEALLHDPRFANPWPKKENAK; this is encoded by the coding sequence ATGGGTACGGGCCGAATAGCCGTGCAGCGCGTCTGGAACCTCGCCCTGCTATTCTCGGCAGTCCTGCTGGCCCTCAGCGTGGCGCATGCGCAGCAGCGGCAATCGGCGCTCCAGCCGATCGACGCGATGGTGCCCAGTCGGTACGACTTTGGTCTGCCGGCCTGGGCCCCCCGACCGATGGAGCCTGCCGCCAACCCGACCACGCCGGCCAAGGTCGAACTGGGGCGGTATCTGTTCTACGACACGCGCCTGTCGCTGGACGGCACGATGGCGTGCGCCTCCTGCCACGAACAGGCGCGCGCCTTCACCGACGGACGCGCGGTATCCAAGGGCGTCACCGGCGAGAGCACGCCGCGCAATTCGATGTCGCTGGTCAACGTCGCCTATTTCCCGGTGCTGACCTGGGCCAATCCGCTGCTAAAGCATCTCGAGCAGCAGGCGCTGGTGCCGCTGCTGGGGCAGGAGCCTGTCGAACTCGGGCTGGCCGGCAAGGACGCCGAGATCGTCCAGCGGCTCGCCGCTGAGCCGGTGTACCGGCGCCTCTTCGCCCAGGCATTTCCGGAGGCGGACGGCGAGATTTCACTGGCCACGGTGGTCCGTGCATTGTCGGCGTTCGAACGCTCGATCGTGTCGATGCGCTCGCCCTATGACCGCTATCGCTATGAAGGCGATGCCGACGCCCTTTCGGACTCGGCGGTCCGGGGCGAAGCGCTGTTCTTCTCCGAGCGGCTCGAATGCCATCACTGCCATAACGGCCTGAACCTCGCGGACACCGTGCTACACGAGCGCAACAAGGCGGGCGAGATCGCCTTCCACAATACCGGGCTCTACAATCTCGACCGCAAGGGCGCGTATCCAGCGAACAATACCGGCATTGCCGAGATCACCGGCCGGCCCGAGGATATGGGCCGGTTCCGGGCGCCGAGCCTGCGCAACGTGGCGGTGACGGCGCCCTATATGCACGATGGTTCGATTCCGACGCTCGACGCGGTGATCGATCATTATGCAGCGGGCGGGCGGACGATTTCCTCCGGGCCGCACGCCGGGATTGGCCGCACCAACCCCTATAAGAGTTCGTTTGTCTCGGGCTTCACGCTGACGCGAGCGGAACGCGCGGACCTGATCGCGTTTCTGACGTCGCTGACCGACGAGGCGCTGCTGCACGATCCGCGCTTCGCCAACCCCTGGCCCAAGAAGGAAAACGCCAAATGA
- a CDS encoding copper resistance CopC family protein translates to MKTLWTAAIVAAALAVPAAVQAHTALRSSNPASGSVLTQSPPVLTLTFLEPASLTSLTLVTAAGERQLPFKPAGKALVFNAPQPGFVRGRNEVRWRALSRDGHVVEGSIIIVLRAPKP, encoded by the coding sequence ATGAAGACATTGTGGACCGCCGCGATCGTCGCGGCAGCGCTGGCGGTGCCGGCGGCGGTGCAGGCGCATACCGCGCTGCGCAGCTCCAACCCGGCGAGCGGCAGCGTCCTGACCCAATCCCCGCCCGTACTGACGCTGACCTTCCTTGAGCCCGCGTCGCTGACGTCGCTGACGCTGGTGACGGCGGCTGGCGAGCGGCAATTGCCGTTCAAGCCGGCCGGCAAGGCGCTGGTGTTCAACGCGCCCCAGCCGGGGTTCGTGCGCGGCCGCAACGAGGTGCGGTGGCGGGCGCTGTCGCGCGACGGCCATGTCGTCGAAGGCAGCATCATCATCGTCCTCCGCGCGCCCAAGCCCTGA